The following proteins are encoded in a genomic region of Arachis stenosperma cultivar V10309 chromosome 4, arast.V10309.gnm1.PFL2, whole genome shotgun sequence:
- the LOC130972951 gene encoding uncharacterized protein LOC130972951: protein MADCNREDYFAAAEVESPTGGKKYGGLVPKKKPLISRDHERAFFDSADWALCKQGAGVNNQQNTAAIETLRPKLQRTPHQQLPPRRPACTSGRDNFGE, encoded by the exons ATGGCAGATTGCAATAGAGAAGACTATTTTGCTGCGGCAGAAGTTGAG TCACCTACCGGAGGAAAGAAGTATGGTGGGCTTGTTCCAAAGAAGAAGCCTTTGATATCCAGA GATCATGAAAGGGCATTCTTTGATTCAGCAGACTGGGCATTATGCAAG CAAGGAGCTGGAGTGAATAATCAACAAAATACAGCAGCCATAGAGACCCTTCGACCAAAACTACAG AGAACGCCACATCAGCAGCTTCCCCCAAGAAGACCTGCATGCACATCTGGCCGAGATAATTTC GGAGAATAG